A window of Castanea sativa cultivar Marrone di Chiusa Pesio chromosome 1, ASM4071231v1 contains these coding sequences:
- the LOC142613382 gene encoding PH, RCC1 and FYVE domains-containing protein 1-like — translation MADLVNYGNAHRDIDQALVALKKGAQLLKYGRKGKPKFCPFRLSNDESSLIWISSSGERSLKLACVSRIIPGQRTAVFQRYLRPEKDYLSFSLIYNNGKRSLDLICKDKVEADVWIAGLKTLISSGQGGRSKIDGRTDGGLYLDDSGDLTSNSASDSSLSASRDISSPEISATLNTNTSPKSFLPDNSVRSERSHASDEINMQVKGSGSDAFRVSVSSAPSTSSHGSAPDDYDALGDVYIWGEVICDNVVKVGADRNASYLTPRADVLLPRPLESNVVLDVHYIACGVRHVALVTRQGELFTWGEESGGRLGHGVGKDVSQPRLVESLTATTVDFVACGEFHTCAVTMYGELYTWGDGTHNAGLLGHGTDISHWIPKRISGPLEGLQVASVTCGPWHTALVTSTGQLFTFGDGTFGVLGHGDRESISYPREVESLSGLRTIAVACGVWHTAAVVEVIVTQSSASISSGKLFTWGDGDKNRLGHGDKEARLKPTCVPALIDYNFHKIACGHSLTIGLTTSGQVFTMGSTVYGQLGNPHSDGKLPCLVEDKLVGESVEEIACGAYHVAVLTSKNEVYTWGKGANGRLGHGDVEDRKTPTLVEALKDRHVKYIACGSNYTAAICLHKWVSGAEQSQCSSCRQAFGFTRKRHNCYNCGLVHCHSCSSRKALRAALSPNPNKPYRVCDACYAKLNKVSEARDNNRKNAVPRLSGENRDRLDKADIRLSKSVPSNMDLIKQLDSKAAKQGKKADTFSLVRSSQAPSLLQLRDVVLSSAVDLRRAVPRPALTPSGVSSRSVSPFSRRPSPPRSATPIPTTSGLSFSKSITDSLKKTNELLNQEVLKLRAQVESLRQRCEFQELELQKSAKKVQETMALAAEESAKSKAAKEVIKALTSQIKDLAERLPPGVYDPESMRPAYLPNGLEPNGMHYPETHGERHLRSDSSSSSLLVSTGIDSDLINGTQGPTPSPRDLPGTDETNIYHQNRVLMSANGTDENPNVRLPNGGGVQQSGSSVSEAVDGKDSGSFQDGENGMRSKNSALPVNSNQVEAEWIEQYEPGVYITLVALRDGTRDLKRVRFSRRRFGEHQAETWWSENREKVYEKYNVRGSDKSSVSGYAGRRSEGALSPSSQT, via the exons ATGGCCGATCTTGTTAACTACGGGAATGCACACCGCGACATCGACCAG GCATTGGTTGCTTTGAAGAAGGGTGCTCAACTGCTTAAATATGGTCGTAAGGGAAagcctaagttttgtccatttAGATTGTCGAAT GATGAATCATCTTTAATTTGGATTTCAAGTAGTGGAGAAAGAAGTTTGAAGTTAGCTTGTGTCTCAAGAATCATTCCTGGACAAAGAACA GCTGTTTTTCAACGGTATCTGCGTCCTGAAAAGGACtatttatctttttctcttatatataaCAACGGGAAGCGGTCCCTTGATCTG ATTTGCAAAGATAAAGTTGAGGCAGACGTGTGGATTGCTGGCCTCAAAACATTAATATCCTCTGGTCAAGGTGGGCGCTCCAAAATTGATGGACGGACTGATGGAGGCCTCTACCTTGAT GACAGTGGAGACTTGACATCAAATAGTGCAAGCGACAGTTCACTTAGTGCTTCTCGAGATATTAGCTCACCTGAGATTTCTGCCACTTTGAACACTAACACCTCTCCTAAGAGCTTTCTGCCTGACAATTCTGTGCGTTCTGAAAGATCACATGCATCAGACGAGATAAATATGCAAGTAAAAGGATCTGGTTCGGATGCTTTTCGAGTTAGTGTTTCTAGTGCCCCCAGCACTTCTAGTCATGGCTCTGCACCGGATGATTATGATGCTTTAGGTGACGTGTATATATGGGGTGAAGTTATTTGTGATAATGTTGTCAAGGTTGGGGCTGACAGAAATGCTAGTTATTTGACTCCAAGGGCAGATGTGCTTCTCCCCAGGCCACTAGAGTCCAATGTAGTTTTGGATGTACATTATATAGCCTGTGGGGTCAGGCATGTGGCCCTGGTCACAAGACAAGGTGAACTTTTTACATGGGGTGAAGAGTCTGGAGGACGGCTTGGCCATGGTGTTGGAAAGGATGTTAGTCAACCTCGTCTAGTTGAATCTTTGACAGCTACCACTGTTGATTTTGTGGCCTGTGGGGAGTTCCATACTTGTGCAGTTACAATGTATGGGGAACTTTATACATGGGGAGATGGTACACATAATGCTGGGCTTCTTGGACATGGCACTGATATCAGTCATTGGATACCCAAGAGAATCTCTGGTCCTCTTGAGGGACTTCAAGTTGCTTCAGTTACTTGTGGTCCGTGGCATACTGCCTTGGTAACATCAACAGGACAGCTCTTTACATTTGGTGATGGAACATTTGGTGTCTTGGGCCATGGAGATAGGGAAAGCATTTCTTACCCAAGAGAAGTAGAATCTCTATCAGGTTTGAGGACAATTGCTGTTGCATGTGGGGTGTGGCATACTGCTGCAGTGGTGGAGGTTATTGTGACACAATCTAGCGCAAGTATTTCATCTGGTAAATTGTTTACTTGGGGTGATGGAGATAAAAATCGTCTTGGTCATGGTGACAAGGAAGCTCGGCTAAAACCTACATGTGTGCCAGCACTCATTGATtacaattttcataaaattgcTTGTGGGCACAGTTTAACCATTGGCTTGACCACATCAGGACAAGTTTTTACAATGGGCAGTACTGTTTATGGTCAGCTTGGGAATCCCCATTCTGATGGAAAGCTACCTTGCTTGGTGGAGGACAAGCTTGTTGGTGAATCTGTTGAAGAAATTGCCTGTGGTGCATATCATGTGGCAGTATTAACTTCTAAGAATGAAGTTTATACATGGGGGAAGGGTGCTAATGGGAGGTTGGGCCATGGAGATGTTGAAGATCGAAAAACACCGACTCTGGTTGAGGCTTTGAAGGACAGACATGTAAAATATATTGCTTGTGGTTCAAACTACACAGCAGCTATATGTCTTCATAAATGGGTTTCTGGTGCTGAGCAGTCACAGTGCTCTTCTTGTAGACAGGCTTTTGGGTTTACTAGAAAGAGGCACAACTGCTATAATTGTGGCCTTGTGCACTGCCATTCTTGCAGTTCTAGAAAAGCATTAAGAGCAGCACTGTCTCCTAATCCCAACAAGCCATATCGTGTTTGTGATGCTTGTTATGCAAAGTTGAACAAGGTGTCAGAAGCTAGAGATAATAACCGGAAGAATGCTGTACCTCGCTTGTCGGGTGAAAACAGGGATAGGTTAGATAAAGCTGATATAAGATTGTCCAAGTCGGTGCCTTCTAATATGGATTTAATAAAGCAGTTAGATAGCAAAGCAGCCAAGCAAGGAAAGAAGGCTGATACATTCTCCCTAGTTCGCTCCTCTCAAGCACCTTCTTTGCTGCAGCTGAGAGATGTTGTTTTGTCTAGTGCTGTTGACCTGCGGCGAGCAGTTCCCAGACCAGCTCTCACGCCATCTGGAGTGAGTTCTAGGTCTGTGTCTCCTTTCTCAAGGAGACCTAGCCCCCCTCGTTCTGCTACTCCTATTCCTACAACATCGGGACTTTCCTTCTCCAAAAGTATCACTGATAGtttgaagaaaacaaatgaaCTATTGAATCAAGAAGTGCTAAAGTTGCGTGCGCAG GTGGAGAGCCTAAGGCAGAGATGTGAATTTCAAGAACTAGAGCTTCAGAAGTCAGCAAAAAAAGTTCAAGAAACTATGGCACTAGCTGCAGAGGAATCTGCTAAATCCAAGGCTGCGAAAGAAGTTATAAAGGCACTTACTTCACAG ATTAAAGATCTGGCTGAGAGGTTACCTCCTGGTGTTTATGACCCTGAGAGCATGAGGCCTGCTTACTTACCAAATGGTCTAGAGCCAAATGGAATGCACTATCCTGAAACACATGGAGAGCGCCATTTGAGATCTGATTCAAGCAGCAGTTCTTTGTTGGTTTCCACAGGAATTGACTCTGATTTAATAAACGGAACTCAAGGACCAACTCCTTCGCCTAGAGATCTGCCTGGAACTGATGAAACTAACATATACCACCAAAACCGGGTGCTTATGTCCGCCAATGGGACTGATGAAAATCCCAATGTCAGGCTGCCAAATGGTGGAGGGGTTCAGCAAAGTGGCAGCAGTGTGTCAGAGGCAGTTGATGGCAAGGATTCTGGGTCTTTCCAAGATGGTGAGAATGGTATGAGATCTAAAAATTCTGCGCTGCCTGTTAACAGCAATCAAGTTGAGGCAGAATGGATAGAACAGTACGAGCCTGGTGTATATATAACTCTTGTGGCCCTGCGAGATGGAACTAGAGATCTCAAACGAGTTCGCTTCAG CCGAAGAAGATTTGGAGAGCACCAAGCTGAGACTTGGTGGTCGGAGAACCGTGAAAAGGTGTATGAGAAGTACAACGTTCGTGGGTCAGACAAGTCGTCAGTTTCTGGCTATGCTGGACGCAGATCAGAGGGAGCTCTGTCACCATCTTCCCAAACTTAG